The following proteins come from a genomic window of Crassostrea angulata isolate pt1a10 chromosome 1, ASM2561291v2, whole genome shotgun sequence:
- the LOC128193084 gene encoding uncharacterized protein LOC128193084, translated as MFYRLIVTEDHRDFLRFFWYRNSDPNEELIEYRMKVHVFGNTPSPAVAMYGSQKTVENANVGGCLSQSPLPITQKQPIIIDRKSHAAILLVRHYHERVQHQGRVFTEAALRSHGFWIIGALKIINSVLHKCVICRKLRRPSSQQIMTDLPADRVVPSPPFTIVGVDVFGPWNIVARRTRGGLAHSKRWAVLFSCLTSRAIHIAVIEELSSSTFINALA; from the coding sequence ATGTTTTACAGATTAATAGTGACAGAAGATCATCGTGACTTTCTAAGATTTTTCTGGTACCGCAACAGCGATCCAAACGAGGAACTCATCGAGTACCGTATGAAAGTCCATGTGTTTGGAAACACACCATCCCCAGCTGTAGCGATGTATGGTTCACAGAAAACGGTAGAAAACGCAAACGTCGGTGGGTGTCTTAGTCAATCTCCGTTACCCATAACCCAAAAACAACCGATCATCATTGACAGGAAATCACATGCTGCCATTTTACTAGTCAGACATTATCATGAGAGGGTACAACACCAAGGTAGAGTGTTCACAGAAGCTGCCCTACGATCTCATGGTTTCTGGATTATAGGAGCCTTAAAGATTATCAATTCTGTGTTACATAAGTGTGTGATTTGTAGGAAACTACGTAGACCTTCCTCTCAACAAATCATGACTGACCTGCCAGCAGACAGAGTTGTTCCGTCACCTCCGTTTACTATTGTAGGCGTCGACGTTTTTGGTCCCTGGAACATTGTAGCACGCAGAACACGAGGAGGATTAGCACATTCGAAGAGATGGGCCGTACTCTTCAGCTGTCTCACATCTAGGGCAATCCATATTGCGGTCATAGAGGAGCTAAGCAGTTCAACATTTATAAATGCCCTTGCATGA
- the LOC128191058 gene encoding uncharacterized protein LOC128191058, producing the protein MALRPFTLRFQKCILFPQKRINRSIRSLSDSTEDIRYEIRYEIRPMKRADLPSLYALLAENKWNMEMSYLECVFNTDPTGLVVVVKDNGEVIGHNGILAHSDTIASSGMNVVKDEYRKLGIGKQMFRDVMKVMGDRNVGGTSLSNRITFYAQFGWTIKSYTFHYNQGPVNPEFIADVPEGDFEIVSARDIKFDDVIAYDSEIHTVPRPVYISNWAEHQLANTYVALKSGRVVGYGVVRPSDVGYKMYPLYADDPKIAKALFCRLASHIPAGHDLIFTQPIDNDQANAMVAGNKLTSYLSMTRLYNKWNIPVDIKRVYSVSTTEYGII; encoded by the exons ATGGCGCTCCGACCCTTTACATTGCGTTTCCAGAAATGCATTCTTTTCCCTCAAAAAAGGATAAATAGATCCATTCGCAG TCTAAGTGACAGCACAGAAGACATCCGGTACGAGATCCGGTACGAGATCCGGCCCATGAAGCGCGCCGACCTGCCTAGTTTGTACGCCCTCCTGGCAGAGAATAAGTGGAACATGGAGATGTCGTACCTGGAGTGTGTCTTCAATACCGACCCCACGGGACTGGTGGTGGTCGTCAAGGACAACGGGGAGGTCATAG GTCATAACGGGATCCTTGCTCACAGCGACACCATAGCGTCCTCTGGAATGAATGTCGTAAAGGACGAATACCGGAAGTTGGGGATCGGAAAACAGATGTTCCGGGACGTGATGAAAGTGATGGGAGACAGAAATGTCGGGGGGACTTCGCTATCTAACCGGATCACGTTTTACGCCCAGTTCGGCTGGACCATAAAGTCGTACACCTTCCATTATAACCAAGGACCTGTCAATCCAGAGTTTATAGCAGACGTTCCAGAGGGAGACTTCGAGATCGTCAGTGCACGTGACATTAAGTTTGATGACGTCATTGCATACGACTCCGAGATACATACGGTGCCGAGACCAGTCTACATCAGTAATTGGGCCGAGCACCAGCTAGCCAACACTTACGTGGCCTTAAAGAGTGGACGTGTTGTTGGGTACGGGGTGGTACGTCCGTCTGATGTAGGATACAAGATGTATCCGCTGTATGCTGATGATCCAAAGATTGCTAAAGCTCTGTTCTGTAGACTCGCCTCACACATTCCTGCCGGACATGATCTGATCTTCACTCAGCCTATAGACAATGACCAAGCAAATGCAATGGTCGCCGGCAACAAACTGACGTCCTATCTCTCCATGACAAGACTTTACAATAAGTGGAACATACCGGTGGATATAAAGAGAGTGTATTCAGTTTCCACAACGGAGTATGGAATCATTTAG
- the LOC128174218 gene encoding uncharacterized protein LOC128174218, with product MALRPWTLRFQNCLPFSQKWIYRSVRSLSEHTKNIRYEIRPLKRADLPSLHALLAENKWNMEMSYLECVFNTDPSGLTVVVKDNGELIGHIGLLAHGDTIVGGGLTIIKDGYRHLGIGKHLFQEQMKAKGDRNGFGNILTNRISFYAPFGLTIMSHIFHFNQGPVDPEFIADVPEGDFEVVSARDIKFDDVIAYDSEIHTVPRPVYISNWAEHQLANTYVALKSGRVVGYGVVRPSDVGYKMHPLYADDPKIAKALFCRLASHIPTGQVMNFSQPIGNEQANAFVVGNKLTSYISMTRVYGKWNIPVDIQRVYSVSTTEFCII from the exons atggcTCTCCGACCATGGACTTTGCGTTTCCAAAACTGTCTTCCTTTCTCTCAAAAATGGATATATAGATCGGTTCGAAG TTTGAGCGAGCATACTAAGAACATCCGTTACGAGATCCGGCCCCTGAAGCGCGCCGACCTGCCTAGTTTGCACGCCCTCTTGGCCGAGAATAAGTGGAATATGGAGATGTCGTACCTGGAGTGTGTCTTCAACACCGACCCCTCAGGACTGACGGTCGTCGTCAAGGACAACGGAGAGCTCATAG GTCATATCGGACTCCTTGCTCACGGCGACACCATAGTGGGTGGCGGATTGACCATCATAAAGGACGGGTATCGTCATTTAGGGATTGGAAAACATTTGTTTCAGGAACAAATGAAAGCGAAGGGAGATCGGAATGGTTTCGGGAATATTTTAACCAATCGGATTTCGTTCTACGCCCCGTTCGGCTTAACTATCATGTCACACATCTTCCATTTCAACCAAGGACCTGTCGACCCAGAATTCATAGCAGACGTCCCAGAGGGAGACTTCGAGGTCGTCAGCGCACGTGACATTAAGTTTGATGACGTTATTGCTTACGATTCTGAAATCCATACGGTACCAAGACCAGTTTACATCAGTAATTGGGCCGAGCACCAGCTAGCCAACACTTACGTGGCCTTAAAGAGTGGACGTGTTGTTGGGTACGGAGTGGTACGTCCGTCTGATGTAGGATACAAGATGCATCCGCTCTATGCGGATGATCCCAAGATTGCCAAAGCTCTGTTCTGCAGACTCGCCTCGCATATTCCAACCGGACAGGTTATGAACTTTTCTCAGCCTATAGGAAATGAGCAGGCCAATGCATTTGTAGTTGGTAACAAACTAACGTCGTACATCTCCATGACAAGAGTTTACGGCAAGTGGAACATACCGGTGGACATACAGAGGGTGTATTCAGTTTCCACAACGGAGTTTTGCATCATTTAG